One window of Fusobacterium sp. SYSU M8D902 genomic DNA carries:
- a CDS encoding alpha/beta hydrolase, whose product MNFRVVLIHGFNQSYRDMIPLQEHLELLGYRVENLNFPLTFPDIKFSQEMLKNFLLDLKYSGLSEKEEIVLVGYDLGGKLIASTLKDEKVKGIVDKIILIAAPLRDSVIHRRMKRVFPLLDKIFKPLALLNKKNSIELDESIQVGVIIGTEPYGIFSRWLGEYSDGVVNYKECLYGKAKEVLKIPLIHKEIHKKMGTARYVNNFISKGVFRTE is encoded by the coding sequence ATGAATTTTAGAGTTGTTTTAATACACGGATTTAATCAAAGTTATAGAGATATGATACCTCTTCAAGAACACCTTGAATTATTGGGATATAGAGTTGAAAATCTAAATTTTCCATTGACATTTCCAGATATAAAGTTTTCTCAAGAGATGTTAAAAAACTTTTTATTAGATTTAAAATATAGTGGGCTTAGTGAAAAAGAGGAGATTGTTTTAGTGGGATATGATCTTGGGGGAAAACTAATAGCTAGTACTTTAAAAGATGAGAAGGTTAAAGGAATAGTGGATAAGATAATACTTATAGCAGCACCTTTGAGGGATTCTGTGATACACAGAAGAATGAAGAGAGTTTTTCCACTATTAGATAAAATATTTAAACCCTTGGCACTTTTAAATAAAAAGAATAGTATTGAATTAGATGAGTCAATACAAGTAGGAGTAATAATTGGGACAGAGCCATATGGAATATTCTCTAGATGGTTAGGAGAGTATAGTGATGGAGTAGTAAATTATAAAGAGTGTCTGTATGGAAAAGCCAAAGAAGTTTTAAAAATCCCATTGATTCATAAAGAGATACATAAAAAAATGGGAACAGCAAGATATGTAAATAATTTTATTTCAAAAGGTGTTTTTAGAACTGAATAG